Proteins encoded within one genomic window of Humulus lupulus chromosome 1, drHumLupu1.1, whole genome shotgun sequence:
- the LOC133782517 gene encoding U-box domain-containing protein 9 — MAKTGVFDSDPTVMHKPTSELKRELQRLVNAIVGDEDYSTEIIDQAKNTLLAIREFKLRKRSHSLKHQDTLSCPQEFRCPLSKELMRDPVIVASGQTYDRPFIQKWLKAGNRTCPLTQQVLSHTILTPNHLIREMISQWCKCRGIELSDPDLYLNEDGITEADRDHFLSLLGKMSLSLPDQKVAAKELRMLTKRMPSFRALFGESLESIPQLLRPLSEGKSQTGIHPEVQEDVITTLLNLSIHDNNKKLVAETPMVIPVLMEALKSGTIETRSNAAAALFTLSAIDSNKALIGKSGALKPLVDLLEEGHPLAMKDVASAIFNLCIIHENRTRVVRDGVVGVILDKITNRTHVDELLTLLAMFATHQKAVEEMGELGAVPCLLGIIRENACDRTKENSIAILHAICYNDRTKWKEMREEEKMYGTISKLAQTGTSRAKRKASGILERLNRAVNLTHTA, encoded by the exons ATGGCCAAGACGGGTGTTTTCGATTCTGATCCAACGGTGATGCACAAACCCACGTCTGAATTGAAGAGGGAGCTTCAGAGACTCGTGAACGCCATAGTCGGAGATGAGGATTACAGCACTGAAATCATCGATCAGGCTAAGAACACCCTTCTTGCTATCAGAGAATTCAAGCTTAGAAAGCGATCCCACTCTTTGAAGCACCAAGATACACTTTCGTGTCCTCAAGAGTTTCGCTGCCCACTCTCCAAGGAGTTGATGAGAGATCCCGTTATTGTTGCCTCCGGTCAG ACATATGATAGACCCTTTATCCAGAAGTGGCTAAAGGCAGGCAACCGGACATGCCCTCTTACTCAACAAGTCCTCTCACACACAATTCTCACCCCTAATCACTTGATTCGGGAAATGATATCACAGTGGTGTAAGTGTCGAGGTATTGAATTGTCAGACCCCGATCTCTATTTAAATGAAGATGGTATCACAGAAGCCGATCGAGACCATTTTCTTTCGTTGCTGGGGAAGATGTCTTTATCACTACCCGATCAGAAAGTAGCTGCAAAGGAGCTCCGAATGTTGACTAAAAGGATGCCATCATTTCGGGCGCTTTTTGGAGAGTCGTTAGAGTCCATTCCTCAATTGCTTCGTCCACTCTCGGAAGGCAAGTCTCAGACCGGTATTCATCCTGAGGTTCAAGAAGATGTGATCACAACGCTCTTGAATCTTTCTATCCACGACAACAACAAGAAGCTTGTTGCAGAGACCCCTATGGTAATTCCTGTTCTCATGGAGGCACTCAAATCAGGAACCATCGAGACAAGGAGCAATGCAGCTGCAGCCCTCTTCACATTGTCTGCTATTGACTCCAATAAGGCGCTCATTGGGAAATCCGGGGCCCTAAAGCCACTTGTTGATCTCTTAGAAGAAGGGCATCCTTTAGCTATGAAGGATGTTGCCTCAGCAATTTTCAATCTGTGTATCATCCACGAGAACAGGACAAGAGTGGTGCGTGATGGTGTGGTCGGGGTAATTCTCGATAAGATAACAAACAGAACACATGTAGACGAGTTGTTGACTCTGCTTGCAATGTTTGCAACCCATCAAAAGGCTGTGGAAGAAATGGGAGAGCTCGGAGCTGTTCCTTGCTTGCTCGGCATTATCAGAGAAAATGCTTGCGACCGTACCAAGGAGAATTCAATTGCTATTCTCCATGCTATCTGTTATAACGATCGAACCAAGTGGAAGGAAATGAGGGAAGAAGAGAAAATGTATGGAACAATATCTAAGCTCGCCCAGACCGGCACATCCAGAGCCAAGAGAAAAGCTAGTGGCATTCTTGAGAGACTTAACAGGGCTGTCAATTTGACACACACTGCATAA